In Nitrospirota bacterium, a genomic segment contains:
- the glgA gene encoding glycogen synthase GlgA has translation MRVLIASSEAIPYCKTGGLADVAGVLFKELNVMNIDARLILPLYGSISRDFELTDTGIELRIFLNRRFYSGRVYTHNKAIFIGCDELYGREGLYGDKTGDFADNALRFSYFCKAVLEVCKAIDFRPDIIHLNDWQTALVPLYLRTEYSGDDFFRDTLTLLTIHNLGYQGLFPPEDLSATGLGREVFNPDGIEFYGKVNFLKAGILYADILSTVSRRYAEEITTPEYGFGLDGILSRRRDVLFGILNGIDYREWSPEVDRLIQSRYSAEDLKGKALCKEKLMKQCNIKLKKGAPLLAFVGRLSVQKGVELIIEGLDKLIGYGCGVILLGTGTKEAEESLLSISREGRENLYIRLDFDEVFAHSVYAGSDMVMMPSRYEPCGLVQMIALRYGTVPVARNTGGLSDTIEDYNALCDTGTGFLFDDYNLAVFLESIKRALTLYPFSRRWQKLMKRGMEKDFSWRRFASEYVELYKKALKERLK, from the coding sequence ATGAGGGTTTTGATAGCGTCGAGCGAGGCTATCCCGTATTGTAAAACCGGGGGACTTGCAGATGTAGCCGGCGTTCTTTTCAAGGAGCTCAATGTCATGAATATTGATGCGAGGCTTATTCTGCCTCTTTACGGCAGTATAAGCAGGGATTTTGAGCTTACGGATACAGGAATCGAGCTGAGGATTTTTCTGAACAGGAGGTTTTATTCAGGGAGGGTATACACTCACAACAAGGCTATTTTTATAGGCTGTGACGAGTTGTATGGAAGGGAAGGTCTTTATGGTGACAAGACGGGTGACTTTGCGGACAATGCACTGAGGTTTTCTTACTTCTGCAAGGCAGTCCTTGAGGTATGCAAGGCAATTGATTTCAGGCCGGACATTATACACCTTAATGACTGGCAGACCGCGCTGGTCCCCCTTTATCTGAGAACAGAGTATAGCGGAGATGATTTTTTCAGGGATACGCTGACCTTGCTGACCATCCATAACCTCGGTTATCAGGGGTTGTTTCCTCCGGAGGATCTGTCAGCAACCGGTCTGGGACGGGAGGTCTTCAATCCGGATGGTATAGAGTTTTACGGAAAAGTGAATTTCCTGAAGGCTGGAATCCTTTATGCCGATATATTGAGCACCGTCAGCAGGAGATATGCTGAAGAGATTACCACACCTGAGTATGGTTTCGGACTGGACGGGATTCTGAGCAGGAGAAGAGATGTCCTCTTCGGGATACTGAACGGGATAGACTACAGGGAGTGGTCTCCCGAGGTTGATAGGCTTATACAGAGCAGATATTCTGCAGAGGACCTGAAGGGCAAGGCTTTATGCAAGGAAAAACTTATGAAACAATGTAATATCAAGTTGAAGAAGGGGGCACCGCTCCTCGCTTTTGTCGGCAGGCTCAGTGTGCAGAAGGGGGTTGAGCTGATAATTGAGGGGCTGGATAAGTTGATCGGCTACGGCTGTGGTGTAATACTCCTTGGAACAGGCACAAAAGAGGCTGAGGAGAGCCTGTTGTCGATATCCAGGGAGGGGAGGGAAAACCTTTACATCAGACTGGACTTTGATGAGGTCTTTGCCCACTCGGTATATGCGGGTTCAGACATGGTGATGATGCCGTCCAGATACGAGCCATGCGGTCTTGTTCAGATGATAGCCCTCAGATATGGGACAGTCCCTGTTGCAAGGAATACAGGGGGGCTTTCCGATACCATAGAGGATTATAATGCGCTTTGCGATACAGGTACAGGGTTTCTCTTTGATGACTATAACCTTGCCGTCTTTCTTGAGTCGATAAAAAGGGCGCTTACACTCTATCCCTTCAGCAGGAGATGGCAGAAGCTTATGAAGAGGGGAATGGAGAAGGATTTTTCATGGAGACGCTTTGCCTCCGAATACGTTGAACTTTACAAAAAGGCCCTTAAGGAACGGCTGAAATGA
- the galT gene encoding galactose-1-phosphate uridylyltransferase → MPELRKDPIVGRWVIISVERGKRPSDFASPSQKRKIAGFCPFCPGNEYTTPEEIMAFRAHEDQRSDAAEWTLRIVPNKFPALQIHGELDKTGEGLFDKMNGIGAHEVIIETSDHMGSLATMPQKSVEDVLWAYDLRINDLKKDPRLKYALVFKNEGEAAGASLEHTHSQLIALPIVPKIVKEEITSSRHYYDMKERCIFCDVVDQEIGDGRRVVYENEHYLAIAPFAPRAPFETWILPKEHESAFQPHGKSFAQLAEILQRVLKQLDKLLDVPPYNFMIHTSPFTDETNEYYHWHIEVMPKLTKIAGFEWGSGFYINPTPPEEAARYMREAQL, encoded by the coding sequence ATGCCCGAGTTGAGGAAGGACCCGATTGTTGGAAGATGGGTCATTATATCGGTGGAAAGAGGGAAAAGACCCTCTGATTTTGCTTCTCCATCACAGAAAAGGAAGATTGCAGGATTCTGTCCCTTTTGTCCTGGTAATGAATACACCACACCTGAAGAGATAATGGCCTTCAGGGCCCATGAGGATCAGCGATCCGATGCAGCGGAATGGACGCTCAGGATAGTGCCTAACAAGTTTCCTGCCCTGCAGATTCATGGCGAACTTGACAAGACAGGTGAGGGCCTGTTTGACAAGATGAACGGAATTGGTGCTCACGAGGTAATTATTGAGACTTCAGACCATATGGGTTCTCTTGCCACCATGCCCCAGAAATCAGTTGAGGATGTGCTTTGGGCGTATGACCTGAGGATCAATGACCTTAAAAAAGACCCGAGGTTGAAATATGCACTTGTTTTCAAGAATGAGGGAGAGGCTGCCGGGGCGTCCCTTGAACATACGCACAGCCAGTTGATAGCACTTCCGATTGTGCCCAAGATCGTCAAGGAAGAGATAACTTCATCAAGGCATTACTATGACATGAAAGAGAGGTGCATATTTTGTGATGTCGTTGATCAGGAGATCGGGGATGGCAGAAGGGTGGTTTACGAAAATGAGCATTATCTTGCCATAGCTCCCTTTGCACCGCGTGCACCTTTTGAGACCTGGATACTGCCAAAGGAGCACGAATCCGCCTTCCAGCCTCATGGAAAGAGTTTTGCCCAGCTTGCAGAGATACTCCAGCGGGTGCTTAAGCAACTGGATAAGCTGCTCGATGTTCCACCGTATAATTTCATGATCCATACCTCACCCTTTACGGACGAGACCAATGAATATTATCACTGGCATATTGAGGTTATGCCGAAACTGACCAAGATAGCGGGTTTTGAATGGGGATCGGGATTTTATATAAACCCGACTCCGCCAGAGGAAGCCGCCAGGTATATGCGGGAAGCCCAGTTATGA
- a CDS encoding zinc dependent phospholipase C family protein, translating into MKIFKLLIIISFLLIPSYAFAWGPLTHIYLGSEILSLASILPAGLYELLRRYKDDFLYGNLMADIILGKKFLPYNRNSHSWDVAFELMDVAETQQQKAFVYGYISHLASDTVAHEKLTSGKRHIGHTVFELKSDSLVGRKYWFRAVSINRKVRRRNDTFLESTLESPFLSVRTNKRIYQGMVLLTYLTPKKMNTFIDNNLFLPDMPNSKKIKGLHKDSLERILDILTKGECSDVIGKDPVSHMETRGIGKLLKGLYDVNTPGHGKE; encoded by the coding sequence ATGAAAATATTTAAGCTCTTAATTATTATATCTTTTTTACTCATTCCTTCTTATGCCTTTGCCTGGGGACCACTCACACACATCTACCTTGGAAGCGAAATACTTTCCCTTGCTTCAATCCTTCCTGCCGGCCTGTATGAGCTTCTGCGGCGGTACAAGGATGACTTTCTCTACGGAAATCTGATGGCAGACATAATCCTTGGTAAAAAATTCCTTCCCTACAACAGAAACTCCCATAGCTGGGATGTCGCCTTTGAGCTCATGGATGTAGCAGAGACTCAACAGCAGAAGGCCTTTGTCTATGGATATATAAGTCATCTTGCATCCGATACCGTAGCGCATGAGAAACTGACCTCGGGAAAGAGGCATATCGGACATACTGTCTTTGAACTGAAGTCCGACAGTCTTGTGGGAAGAAAATACTGGTTCAGGGCCGTTTCCATCAACAGAAAGGTCCGGAGGAGAAACGACACTTTCCTCGAATCAACACTCGAAAGCCCCTTCCTCTCTGTAAGGACCAACAAGAGGATATATCAGGGGATGGTACTCCTTACCTATCTCACCCCGAAAAAAATGAATACTTTTATAGACAACAATCTTTTCTTACCGGACATGCCGAACTCCAAAAAGATAAAGGGCCTCCATAAGGACTCACTTGAGCGGATACTCGATATACTCACAAAGGGTGAGTGTTCGGATGTTATCGGAAAAGACCCTGTATCCCACATGGAGACCCGGGGCATAGGGAAACTCCTTAAGGGACTCTACGATGTCAACACCCCTGGACACGGAAAAGAGTAA
- the glp gene encoding gephyrin-like molybdotransferase Glp, which produces MRDLLGREEAVTVEKALSLLLEQALQIPSTENTGIENAYGRVLSADVISPENLPGFNRSTMDGYAVNSTDTFGASDSMPAYLTVTGEVHMGTKPDLSLTRGEVAVIPTGGMLPDGADAVVMYEHTNRVGEDMLEVMKAVAPNENVILADEDVKEGEVILGSGQRLRPQDIGALAGLGILNIDVFRKPVVAIISTGDEVVPPGKPLAAGEVRDINSYNLAGLIIRSGGTPLKKGIISDDFDLLRATVRESMQEAQMVLISGGSSVGTRDYTSRVIDELGHPGILFHGVSIKPGKPLIGGMVNGTPLFGLPGHPAAVSVCFETFIEPLLKKISGENMREKRLPSGRTVRAFFGRNISSSTGREDHIRVALELRDDGLWARPILGKSGLIRTLVEADGTVIIPLNKNGIYEGETVEVNLFSECPG; this is translated from the coding sequence ATGAGAGACCTCCTTGGCAGAGAAGAGGCTGTCACAGTTGAAAAGGCCCTCTCTCTCCTTCTTGAACAAGCATTGCAGATTCCCTCCACTGAAAACACAGGCATAGAGAATGCCTATGGAAGGGTACTGTCGGCAGATGTAATCTCACCTGAAAACCTCCCCGGCTTCAACCGCTCCACAATGGATGGATACGCCGTCAATTCAACAGACACTTTTGGGGCATCAGACAGTATGCCCGCATATCTGACAGTGACAGGCGAGGTACATATGGGGACAAAACCCGATCTTTCCCTTACTCGGGGTGAGGTAGCCGTTATACCTACAGGGGGAATGCTCCCTGACGGAGCAGATGCCGTTGTGATGTATGAACACACAAACAGGGTTGGTGAAGACATGCTGGAAGTGATGAAGGCAGTTGCACCTAACGAGAATGTCATCCTTGCCGATGAGGATGTTAAAGAGGGAGAGGTCATACTTGGGTCCGGACAGAGGCTCAGACCCCAGGATATCGGAGCACTTGCCGGTCTTGGCATACTCAACATAGATGTCTTCCGAAAACCCGTTGTCGCCATCATCTCTACCGGGGATGAGGTCGTGCCGCCCGGCAAACCCCTTGCTGCCGGAGAGGTACGGGATATCAACTCCTACAACCTTGCAGGCCTGATCATACGCAGCGGCGGCACCCCCCTTAAAAAGGGAATAATCAGCGATGACTTTGACCTGCTCCGGGCAACGGTCAGGGAGAGCATGCAGGAGGCGCAGATGGTGCTAATCTCCGGGGGCAGCTCAGTGGGTACCCGGGATTACACCTCAAGAGTAATTGATGAACTCGGACATCCGGGCATCCTCTTTCACGGAGTAAGTATAAAGCCCGGTAAACCCTTGATTGGGGGCATGGTCAACGGAACCCCGCTCTTTGGGCTGCCAGGACACCCTGCAGCAGTCAGTGTCTGCTTTGAGACATTTATAGAACCTCTACTGAAAAAGATTTCAGGTGAAAATATGAGGGAAAAACGCCTGCCGTCGGGCAGGACCGTAAGGGCATTTTTTGGCAGGAACATCTCCTCTTCAACCGGCAGGGAGGACCATATCAGGGTAGCCCTTGAATTACGGGATGACGGCCTCTGGGCCAGACCGATCCTCGGCAAGTCAGGACTCATCAGAACCCTTGTGGAGGCAGACGGTACTGTAATAATTCCACTTAATAAAAACGGTATATATGAGGGAGAAACGGTCGAGGTAAACCTCTTCAGCGAGTGTCCGGGTTGA
- a CDS encoding molybdopterin-dependent oxidoreductase produces MGKMVKISINGAEYKVPAGMNLIDAAESVGVHIPNFCYLKGMRGIGACRMCMVEIGGRLTTGCIMKTKAGMDVVTDNEKIRELRKFVIDLILSMHPLDCMTCTKAGVCELQKYAYDFEIKESSFTRKKFGFPVDNKNPFINRDPDYCILCGRCVRVCKEQGTSVLDFQGRGVGSRVVTAEDKPLQEGGCTFCGSCVDACPVNALLEADRWRKGREWEYERYNSVCLSCGNACDTVVSVHDKDVAKVNAGADDGRAGHYICAYGRFGFDFINADTRVMSPLKRIDGELKPVSWDEAYATAADLLRSPSDAGIVTTGNLLNEDILTLRNFAGTTGVKDIDSTVSLYADAPSLLGDEVDLEGADLVLLAGINPSQWQRVFPALDATLRKMVSRGAKLVVINSGQIRLSDVAIKTLQGDEAVVLGGLAKALTGLGLKAPEGLEIPEAELSEDMTMVAEMYSVAKSPVILSSPLLYETSANISLLKGDALAVPIEANAKGTLLMGLKGEGATYTGMTSGVAKKILYAVGEVPFKRPSGVDFLIVQHSHLSELAKEADLVLPAATSFETDGSVVDYTGRLKTLDRAIEPFGEAKAHREILKGIAKKMNIDLKAAKSADVKKEKKAVTAGARPVPFSKREDLAFNPEELVEAVNTTMINGSRLLWLKEVEQAVAEV; encoded by the coding sequence ATGGGTAAGATGGTTAAAATCAGTATAAACGGTGCAGAGTATAAAGTTCCCGCAGGTATGAATCTTATTGATGCCGCTGAGAGCGTGGGTGTTCATATACCGAACTTCTGTTATCTGAAGGGTATGAGGGGTATCGGCGCTTGCAGGATGTGTATGGTTGAGATTGGCGGCAGGTTGACCACAGGATGTATCATGAAGACGAAAGCAGGGATGGATGTTGTTACCGACAATGAAAAGATCAGGGAGCTCAGAAAGTTCGTTATAGACCTGATCCTCTCAATGCATCCCCTTGACTGCATGACATGTACAAAGGCAGGGGTGTGTGAGCTCCAGAAGTATGCCTATGACTTTGAGATAAAGGAATCATCATTTACGAGAAAGAAGTTCGGGTTTCCGGTTGATAACAAAAATCCATTCATCAATCGTGACCCTGATTACTGTATCCTTTGCGGACGTTGTGTAAGGGTATGCAAGGAGCAGGGAACGTCAGTCCTTGACTTCCAGGGCCGTGGGGTGGGTTCAAGGGTGGTTACAGCAGAAGACAAACCCCTTCAGGAGGGAGGCTGTACCTTCTGCGGCAGTTGTGTTGACGCCTGTCCGGTAAACGCACTCCTTGAGGCTGACCGGTGGCGCAAGGGCAGGGAGTGGGAGTATGAGAGATACAACTCTGTATGTCTCTCCTGCGGCAACGCCTGTGATACAGTCGTGAGCGTTCATGACAAGGATGTGGCAAAGGTGAATGCCGGAGCAGATGACGGCAGGGCCGGGCATTATATCTGTGCCTATGGAAGATTCGGTTTTGATTTTATAAATGCGGATACAAGGGTGATGAGTCCCCTGAAAAGGATTGATGGTGAGCTGAAGCCGGTCAGCTGGGATGAGGCATATGCAACAGCGGCTGATCTGCTCAGGAGTCCTTCTGATGCAGGGATTGTGACCACCGGAAATCTCCTTAACGAGGATATCCTTACTTTAAGGAACTTTGCCGGGACAACCGGAGTAAAAGACATTGATTCCACGGTGAGCCTCTATGCAGACGCACCTTCACTTTTAGGAGACGAGGTTGACCTGGAAGGTGCTGACCTTGTGCTGCTTGCCGGCATCAATCCGTCACAGTGGCAGAGGGTCTTTCCAGCACTTGATGCCACCCTGAGAAAGATGGTTTCAAGGGGGGCAAAGCTGGTAGTGATTAATTCAGGGCAGATAAGGCTTTCAGACGTAGCTATAAAGACCCTTCAGGGCGATGAGGCCGTTGTGCTTGGAGGTTTGGCAAAGGCATTGACAGGGCTGGGGCTCAAGGCACCTGAGGGGCTTGAGATACCTGAAGCGGAGTTGAGTGAGGATATGACAATGGTGGCAGAGATGTACTCAGTGGCAAAGTCACCTGTAATCCTCTCTTCCCCCCTGCTGTACGAGACCTCTGCCAATATATCCCTCCTGAAGGGTGATGCCCTGGCAGTGCCGATTGAGGCCAATGCCAAGGGGACGCTTCTTATGGGACTCAAAGGCGAGGGAGCAACGTATACCGGGATGACTTCCGGCGTGGCAAAAAAGATTCTCTATGCCGTTGGAGAAGTGCCTTTTAAGAGGCCTTCGGGTGTGGATTTTCTGATTGTTCAGCATTCACATCTCAGTGAGCTTGCAAAAGAGGCAGACCTTGTGCTTCCGGCAGCCACATCTTTTGAGACGGATGGCTCAGTTGTGGATTATACGGGGAGGCTCAAGACACTTGACAGGGCGATTGAACCTTTTGGAGAGGCCAAGGCCCACAGGGAGATACTTAAAGGCATTGCAAAAAAGATGAACATCGACCTGAAAGCGGCAAAGAGTGCTGACGTAAAAAAGGAGAAGAAGGCAGTCACTGCAGGGGCAAGACCCGTGCCCTTCAGCAAGAGAGAAGACCTTGCCTTTAACCCCGAAGAACTTGTTGAGGCCGTTAATACGACAATGATAAACGGTTCAAGGCTTCTGTGGCTGAAAGAGGTTGAACAGGCGGTTGCAGAGGTTTAG
- a CDS encoding NADH-ubiquinone oxidoreductase-F iron-sulfur binding region domain-containing protein, translated as MPETKEKNLKEIFEEIEEQKCVVRKGLRLLEEFIDGPMCGRCLPCPMGSYEMRIRLKRLSEGRGTEEDIRVIGDIAPKMLETSMCKKGKDTARFFIDTLDEMSEEYTVHAGGACPARECNALFVYKVIPHKCTMCGDCLEACKDFAIIGEKKLPYRLGYLPFEIAEMRCTRCGECIKVCKDDAIEIVDIREMEKVEA; from the coding sequence ATGCCTGAAACAAAAGAGAAGAATTTAAAAGAGATATTTGAAGAGATTGAGGAGCAGAAGTGTGTTGTCCGGAAAGGCCTTAGACTGCTTGAGGAGTTTATAGATGGTCCGATGTGCGGAAGGTGTCTTCCATGTCCGATGGGCAGTTATGAGATGAGAATAAGGCTCAAAAGGCTTTCAGAAGGCAGGGGGACAGAGGAGGATATCCGGGTTATCGGCGATATTGCCCCGAAGATGCTCGAGACCTCGATGTGTAAGAAGGGGAAAGATACAGCAAGGTTCTTTATTGATACACTTGATGAGATGTCTGAAGAATACACAGTACATGCAGGGGGTGCATGCCCTGCCAGGGAGTGCAATGCCCTCTTTGTATACAAGGTTATCCCCCATAAGTGCACCATGTGTGGTGACTGTCTGGAGGCCTGCAAGGATTTTGCCATTATTGGAGAAAAAAAGCTTCCTTACAGATTGGGGTATCTGCCCTTTGAGATTGCAGAGATGAGGTGCACCAGGTGCGGAGAGTGTATAAAAGTCTGTAAGGACGATGCCATTGAGATTGTGGATATCAGGGAGATGGAGAAAGTAGAGGCATAA
- a CDS encoding NADH-ubiquinone oxidoreductase-F iron-sulfur binding region domain-containing protein yields the protein MARLKNMEDLKNLRLLLKDETFKEDKERIRVCTGTACMASGARKVVDNIEKSAADKGIDVDIVKTGCQGLCQKGPLMKVEPTGYFYQRVKTEDAQEIVTNTLAAGFPVRHLLYRDSILHEPYEMADELPFYKKQYRIALKYNGVVDPNNIDHYIAVGGYTALEKALTGMTPEAILDEVDKANLRGRGGAGFPAGKKWRHTVKASGDIKFVVANGDEGDPGAFMDRAIMEGDPHSLIEGMLICARAINAEFGFIYVRHEYPLAVKNLKTAIGQAEDLGLLGDNILGTDFSFHLDLREGAGAFVCGESTALVASIEGERGFPRPRPPRLSEPGGGLWGYPTNLNNIETYVCVPPIIEKGADWFLSIGTKNSPGTKVFALTGKVKNTGLVEVPMGTTLREIIFEIGGGIMGNKKFKAVQTGGPSGGCIPESYLDNPVDFDSLRELGSMMGSGGMVVVDEDTCMVDMARYFLSFTQSESCGKCPPCRIGTSQMLEILERIVSGKGAHGDIERLEELGRLIQEGSLCGLGQSASNPVLSTLRYFREEYEEHIYDKYCRAKACNGLGRYRIDHTECFLCGLCKQACAFGAVRELKDKFFIDEAYCTKCKACYAACPVDAVKIEKVAGEAGKV from the coding sequence ATGGCAAGACTGAAAAACATGGAAGACCTGAAAAATCTGAGACTCCTGCTCAAGGATGAGACATTTAAGGAAGACAAGGAGAGGATCCGGGTCTGTACAGGTACAGCCTGTATGGCCTCAGGTGCAAGGAAGGTAGTTGATAATATCGAAAAGAGTGCTGCGGACAAGGGAATCGACGTAGATATTGTCAAGACAGGCTGTCAGGGACTCTGTCAGAAGGGTCCACTCATGAAGGTTGAGCCGACTGGTTATTTCTATCAGAGGGTCAAGACCGAGGATGCACAGGAAATTGTCACAAATACACTTGCAGCGGGCTTTCCGGTAAGGCACCTCCTTTACAGGGATTCGATCCTTCATGAACCCTATGAGATGGCTGACGAGTTACCTTTTTATAAAAAACAGTACAGGATTGCACTAAAATACAACGGAGTTGTTGATCCCAATAATATAGACCACTACATAGCTGTTGGCGGCTACACCGCACTTGAAAAGGCCCTTACCGGCATGACCCCTGAAGCGATCCTCGATGAAGTGGACAAGGCAAACCTGCGCGGACGTGGTGGTGCAGGTTTCCCTGCCGGAAAGAAGTGGCGGCATACTGTAAAGGCCTCCGGAGATATAAAATTTGTGGTTGCCAATGGGGATGAGGGTGATCCAGGGGCGTTTATGGACAGGGCCATCATGGAGGGTGACCCCCATAGCCTTATAGAGGGGATGTTGATCTGTGCGCGTGCAATTAATGCAGAGTTTGGTTTTATTTACGTCCGTCATGAGTATCCGCTTGCAGTGAAGAACCTGAAGACAGCCATAGGTCAGGCTGAAGATCTGGGCCTCCTTGGTGATAATATACTTGGTACTGATTTCAGTTTTCACCTTGACTTACGTGAGGGTGCAGGTGCCTTTGTCTGTGGAGAATCAACTGCCCTTGTGGCCTCTATCGAGGGAGAGCGCGGATTCCCGAGGCCGAGACCTCCGAGACTCTCAGAGCCAGGCGGAGGCTTGTGGGGGTATCCGACCAACCTCAACAATATCGAGACATATGTCTGTGTACCTCCGATAATAGAAAAGGGTGCTGACTGGTTCCTGTCGATAGGAACCAAAAATTCGCCCGGGACAAAGGTCTTTGCCCTGACGGGCAAGGTCAAGAATACCGGTCTTGTCGAGGTTCCGATGGGAACCACTCTCAGGGAGATAATATTTGAGATCGGCGGCGGAATTATGGGAAATAAAAAATTCAAGGCTGTACAGACCGGGGGACCGTCAGGTGGCTGCATACCTGAGAGTTATCTCGATAACCCGGTTGACTTTGATTCCCTCAGGGAGCTTGGCTCCATGATGGGCTCCGGCGGGATGGTGGTTGTGGATGAGGATACCTGTATGGTTGATATGGCAAGGTATTTTCTTTCTTTTACTCAATCCGAGTCCTGCGGCAAGTGTCCGCCATGCAGGATTGGTACCTCGCAGATGCTCGAAATCCTTGAGAGGATAGTCAGCGGCAAGGGCGCACACGGGGATATCGAGAGGCTTGAAGAACTTGGCAGGCTTATCCAGGAGGGCTCACTCTGCGGTCTTGGTCAGAGTGCTTCCAACCCTGTGTTGAGTACACTGAGGTATTTCAGGGAGGAGTATGAAGAGCACATCTATGATAAGTACTGCAGGGCAAAGGCCTGTAACGGTCTTGGCCGCTACAGAATAGATCATACCGAATGTTTCCTCTGTGGCCTCTGCAAGCAGGCATGTGCATTTGGAGCTGTAAGGGAACTGAAGGATAAGTTCTTTATTGACGAGGCGTACTGTACAAAGTGTAAGGCGTGTTATGCCGCATGCCCGGTTGATGCAGTAAAGATAGAGAAGGTTGCCGGAGAAGCAGGAAAGGTTTAA